A stretch of the Sulfurospirillum sp. UCH001 genome encodes the following:
- a CDS encoding hydrogenase small subunit — MEHAKLYERLAERLSNLEKFPRIKEDKSIAALMEENGISRRDFMKWAAGVTAMLSLPSTFTPLMAQAAELTDRLPVIWLHMAECTGCSESLLRTDAPTIDSLIFDHISLEYHETLMVACGWQAEHNLESAIEKYKGKYILMVEGGIPAGSSEFFLTVGPHGQTGQKSAQKAADSAAAIFAIGSCSSFGGIQAAHPNPTNAQPLSKVTNKPVINVPGCPPSEKNIVGNVLHYILFGTLPALDAYNRPKWAYGLRIHDLCERRGHFDAGEFVQEFGDAGAKKGFCLYKVGCKGPYTFNNCSRERFNQHTSWPVQAGHGCIGCSEPGFWDNMGPFEEPLGDRLYHTVYGEGADKTADKVGVALLTATAVGIAAHAAIAAVKGSGKTEE, encoded by the coding sequence ATGGAACACGCTAAACTGTACGAAAGGCTTGCTGAGAGACTTAGCAATCTTGAGAAGTTCCCCCGTATTAAGGAGGACAAATCTATTGCGGCACTGATGGAAGAGAATGGTATCAGCCGTAGAGATTTTATGAAGTGGGCAGCAGGTGTAACTGCAATGTTGTCATTACCTTCAACATTTACACCGCTAATGGCACAAGCTGCTGAGCTTACTGACCGTTTACCAGTTATTTGGTTACACATGGCAGAGTGTACAGGTTGTAGTGAGAGTTTGTTAAGAACAGATGCTCCAACAATCGATAGTTTGATTTTTGATCACATTTCACTCGAATACCATGAGACACTAATGGTTGCCTGTGGTTGGCAAGCTGAGCACAACTTAGAGAGTGCGATTGAAAAATACAAAGGTAAATACATCTTAATGGTAGAAGGTGGTATTCCTGCAGGTAGCAGTGAATTCTTCTTAACTGTTGGACCACACGGACAAACAGGTCAAAAAAGTGCACAAAAAGCGGCTGATTCTGCAGCAGCTATTTTTGCTATTGGTTCTTGTTCAAGTTTTGGTGGTATCCAAGCAGCTCATCCAAACCCAACCAATGCACAACCTCTTAGTAAAGTAACCAATAAACCAGTTATCAATGTTCCAGGCTGTCCTCCAAGTGAGAAAAATATTGTAGGCAACGTTTTACATTATATTCTTTTTGGCACACTTCCAGCACTTGATGCATATAATCGTCCAAAATGGGCATATGGCCTTAGAATTCATGATCTTTGTGAAAGACGTGGACATTTTGATGCAGGTGAATTCGTTCAAGAATTCGGTGATGCAGGTGCTAAAAAAGGTTTCTGTCTTTATAAAGTGGGTTGTAAAGGTCCTTATACTTTCAATAACTGTTCACGTGAGAGATTTAACCAACATACTTCTTGGCCAGTTCAAGCAGGTCACGGCTGTATCGGTTGTTCAGAGCCAGGTTTCTGGGATAACATGGGACCATTTGAAGAACCATTAGGTGATAGATTGTACCATACAGTTTATGGCGAAGGTGCTGATAAAACTGCTGATAAAGTAGGTGTGGCACTCTTAACTGC